The Zhihengliuella sp. ISTPL4 genomic interval TTCTACCCCTTCACGGACGACGACGAGATCAACGCGGACTGGCGGACGCTGATGGAGGAGAACGACATCCCCCTCACCTCGTTCAGCCAGGGCGGGTACCTCGCGGCCACGTACTTCATCGAGGTGCTGAAGAGCATCGACGGCGACATCACCCGGGAGAGCGTCTCCGAGGCGCTGAAGGGCATGGACCCGATCGAGAACCCGATGGTCGGGACGCCCTACGCCTTCGGCACGCAGAACACCGCGGGCTGGCCGATCATCCTGAAGTCCGGCACGAACGCCTGGGAGAAGGTCGCCGACGACTGGCTCCGGATCGGCGAATAGTCCCGCGCTTCGACAGGCTCAGCGACCCACCCTGGGTCCCTGAGCCTGTCGAAGGGCCCTCCCCCTCACCAGAAAGGACGCCTGATGCTCCAAGGCGCCATCGCCGGTCTCGCCGCCGGCGGCCTCTACGCCGTCCTCGGCGTCTGCCTCACCCTCATGTCGCGCCTCGTGCGCGTGGTGAACTTCGCCCAGGCCGCCACCGGCATGTTCGGCGCGTTCACCGCCGTGTGGTTCGTGCGCGAGATCGGGCTGCCCATCTGGCTCGGGTCGATCCTCGGCGTCCTCGTCGCGGGCCTGCTCGCCGCGGCCATCGGGTTCATCGCCGCGACGTGGCTGTCGGAGGCGTCGACGACGACCCGCTCGGCCATGACGGTCGGCCCGCTGCTGCTGCTCATCTCCCTGTCGTTCATCCTGTTCGGCAACAAGCCGCAGCCCTTCACCCCGATCATCGCCGGCCCCGCGTTCTCCTTCGGCGGCGTGGTGATCAGCCAGGTGACCGTGGCGACAGTGGCGATGGCCGTCGTCACCGCCGTCGCCGTGCGCATCGTGCTGCGCCGCACCAGGGTCGGCACCCAGCTGCGCGCGCTGTCGGAGCGGCCGACCACGGCGGAGCTGCTCGGCATCCGTTCGCGACCGCTGTCGATCGCCGTCTGGTTCGTCACCGGGATCATCAGCGCCATCGCGATCATCATCGTCGCGCCCTCGCAGTCGAACGACGCCACGAGCCTGTCCATGCTCATCGTCCCCGCTGCGGCGGCCGCGCTCCTCGGCGGCTTCCGCCGGCTCGACCTCGCCGTCGTCGGCGGGCTGCTCCTCGGCGTCCTCGGCGGACTCGTCGCGCAGATCGACGAAGTGGCGCTCGTGCGCAACTTCCTGCCGTTCCTGTTCATCGTCGTCCTGCTGTTGTGGACGCAACGCAAGGAGGTGTGGGATGCCGCTCGCTGACCGCCCCTGGTTCCGGATCACCTGGCCGTTCGCCGTCGCCGTCGTCGGCATCGGCGTGGGCGCGCTCCTCAGCGCCGCCCTTCCCGGCTACTTCGTCTTCCTCGCGATCAGCGCCGTCACGGCCGCGATCGCGATTCTCGGCCTCGGAATCGTCACCGGCTCGGCCGGGATGATCGCCCTGTGCCAGCTCACCTTCGCTGCGGTCGGGGCGTGGATCGTCTCGCTGCTGAACGTCATGCAGGCGCCCGGCGGCTTCCTCGTCTGGCTCGTGCTCGGCGGCGTCGCGGCCGGTCTCGTCGGCATCCTCGTCGGGCTCCCCGCCCTGCGGCTGCGCGGGGTGAACCTCGCGGTGGTGACGCTCGGTTTCGCCGCGGCGGCCGATGTGACGCTCGTACAGATCCAGTTCCCCGGATCCGCGGACGGCATCGCGATCGAGCGCCCGGCGCTGTTCGGGAGCGACCGGGAGTTCTTCTTCCTCTCCATCGTCGTGCTCGCCGTCTGCGGCCTGGCGGTGTTCTTCCTGCAGCGCGGACGGTGGGGCGCGAGCTGGAAGGCCGTCGCGTTCTCCGAGCGCGGCACGGCCGCGGCCGGACAGAGCGTGCGCACCGCGAAGCTCACGGCGTTCGCGGTGTCGGCGGCCCTCGGCGGCATCTCCGGCGGGCTGCTCGCCGGACAGGTGCAGCTCCCCTTCGCCTCGAGCTTCACACCCCTGCAGTCCCTCGCCCTGTACGTGCTGGCGATCATGTCCGGCGCGCACCTCATCGACATGGCCATCTTCGGCGGACTGCTGTGGGTGCTCGTGCCGGAGCTGCTCAAGCGCTGGGGCGTGCCCCAGGACTGGGGCTTCGTCGTGTTCGGCGTGTTGGGGGTGCAGGCGCTGACGAGCGGCACGAACCTCGGCCAGGGCATCCGCAACCTCCTGTACCGACGGGCCGACCGGCGCACGGCCAGCGCGGAGCTCACGGCGCTCCCGCCGGACGCGGGAACCGGTGCGACGGCGATCACCACGACCACGACGGCCACCGTCGACGAGGCCGCCCTCGACGGCGCCCCGGTGCTCACGGTCGACGGTCTGACCGTGCAGTTCGGGGCGCTCAAGGCCCTCGACGACGTCTCGTTCACGGTGCCCGCCGCCTCGATCATGGGGCTCATCGGTCCGAACGGCGCCGGGAAGTCGACCTTCGTCGACGCCATCAGCGGCTTCCTCCCCCAGCATGAGGGCCGCGTGCTCCTCGGCGACCGCGACCTGGCTGGCCTCTCCCCCACCCGGCGTGCGCGACTCGGACTGCGACGGACGTTCCAGCAGGACCGCGTCCCCCCGGCGCTGACGGTGGGCGGCTACGTGCGCTTCGTGGCCAGACGGCGGCTCGCCGCGGCGGACATCGACGAGGTCCTCGCCTTCTTCGGGTGCCCTCCGGCCCGGGCGCGCCTCTCGAGCGTCGACGTCGGCACCCGGCGGCTCGTGGAAGTCGCGGCGAACGTCGCCGCCCGCCCGCGCCTGCTCATCCTCGACGAGCCCGCCGCCGGCCTCTCGCACGAGGAGCATCTGGCGCTCGCGGCTCGCCTGCGTGAGCTCCCGGGGCGCTACGGCGTGGCCCTCATCATCATCGAGCACGACCTGGACCTCGTCCGCTCGGTGTGCCCGACCCTCACGGTCCTCGACTTCGGCCGCGTCCTGGCGAGCGGCCCGCAGGCGGAGGTCCTCGCGAACCCTGACGTCGTCAAGGCGTACATGGGAGAGACGGAGCTGCTGAAATGAGCGAACTGGTACTCGACGGCGTCACGGTGAGCCGCGGCGCCGGGCCGGTCATCTCGGACGTCTCGCTGCGGGTCGCCGGCGGCGAGGTCCTGGCCCTGGTCGGTCCGAACGGCGCGGGTAAGACGAGCCTCATCGAGGCCGTGTCCGGCGTGACCCCGCATTCCGCGGGATCGATCCTCCTCGACGGGGAGCCGATCGACCGGCTCTCCCGGGTGACGCGGGCTCGGCGCGGCATCGTGCACATCGAGCAGGGACGCGCCGTGTTCCCGTCGCTGACCGTGCGCGAGAACCTCTCCCTTACGGCGCGCACCGCCGACGAGATCGGGGCCGTCCTGGCGCAGTTCCCGGAGCTCGAGAAGCGCATCGACTCCCCCACGGCGCTGCTGTCGGGTGGAGAGCAGCAGATGGTGGTGCTGGCACGGGCGTTCGCGGCGAAGCCCCGGGTGCTGCTCATCGATGAGATGTCGCTGGGCCTCGCGCCGGTCGTGTTCCTGCGCTTGATGCCGATCGTGTCGTCGATCGCGGAGTCCGGGGTGGCGGTGCTGCTCGTGGAGCAGTTCACGCAGCTCGCACTCGGCCTCGCGCAGGAGGCGGTGGTCGTCGCCGGCGGCCGTGTGTCGTTCCAGGGTGCGCCGCAGGCCCTCCAAGACGATCCCGCCCTCCTCCACCGCGCCTACCTCGGCGGCTGACTCCGTCGACCCACCCCGTTGCGTTCCTCCCGGCCCCTTGCGCGCGATCGCAAGGGGCCGGGAGGCGCGAAAGGGGGTGGGTCGACGAAGTGGGGGTTAGCCTGAGGGAGTGACCGAGATCCTCCACGCCCGCGCCGCCCTCCTCGACATGGACGGGACCCTCGTCGACTCGACCGCCGTCGTGGAGCGCCTCTGGCTCGCCTGGGCGGAGCCGCACGGAATCGACCCGGAGACCGTGCTCCGCACGGTCCACGGGCGGCAGGGGCATCAGAGCATGGCGATCCTGCTCCCCGAGCGCGACCACGCGATCAACCTCCGCGAGAACGAGGTCATGCTCGCGACCGAGGCCTCCGACGTGGACGGTGTGATCGGCATCGCGGGCGCCGAGGAGCTGCTCGCCGCCCTGCACCCGTTCCCCCACGCGGTGGTCACCTCGGCCAACGTCGCCCTCATGACCGCGCGCATGGGCCAGGCGGGTCTCACCGTCCCCGATCTCGCCGTCACCGCGGAGAGCGTGTCCGCGTCGAAGCCGGACCCGGAGGGCTTCCTCCTCGCCGCACGCACGCTCGGCATCGACCCGGCGGACTGTGTCGTATTCGAGGACTCGGGCGCGGGCATCCAGGCCGCCCACGCCGCGGGCATGCGCGTGATCGGCATCGGCCCGCACGCCGGAGCCCACGCCCCGACGGCGCACGTCGACGACCTCACGCACGTCGCGGTCGTCCCGACCGACGACGGCTTCGAGCTCCGGATCGACTGACGCGCGGGCCGGGTCGCCACGGGCCCTGCCCGCGCTACATCCCGGCGTGGTCGAAGGCGATGGTCGGCACGTCGACCACGTGCGACCCGCCGTCCGCCACGATCACGGCGCCGGTGATGTACGACGACTCCCCCGACCCGAGGAACCGGACGACGGAGGCGATCTCGGCGGGCCGCGCGGGGCGGCGCAGCGGTACGTCGGCGGTGACCGTCGCGTACCCTTCCTCCCGGGAGCCGAGGCCGGCGTGCGCCGCGAACTCGTCCATCTCCTCGTCGGCCATCGGTGTCTGCACCCACCCGGGGCAGATCGCGTTGACGCGCACGCCGTGGCGTCCGTAGTCGCGTGCGAGCGTCCGGGTGAGGCCGATGAGGGCGTGCTTGCCGACCGTGTATCCCGCCACCGACGGACCCGCGAAGAGCCCGGCCAGGGACGAGACGATCACCACCTGGCCCTTGGCCTCGATCAGCGCGGGTAGCGCCTCCCGCGCCATCACGAACGCGGTCGTGAGGTTGGCGCGGATCGCGGCGTCCCAGCTCGCGTCGTCGGTCTCGGCGACCGGCGAGAACCCGTGTCCCCCGGCGTTCGCGACGAGGACGTCGATCCGGCCGAACCGCGCGAGGACCTCGGCGATCGCGGCCTGCGCCGACGCCGTGTCCGCCGCGTCGGCGACGACGGGGAAGGCCCCGACGGCCCGCTCGACCTCGTGCAGCGGCTCGGGGCGGCGGCCCACCACGACGACGTGCGCGCCTTCGGCCGCGAACCGCTCCGCGACCGCCGCGCCGATGCCCGTGCCGCCTCCGGTGATGACGACGACGCGTCCGGAGACGCTCGATCCGACCACGGTTGCCATGTGTGCTCCTGTGTGTTTCTGCGCGCGTGCGCGGTGGGGCCGGACGCGGGCGCGTCAGGCGGGGAATCCCGACCGGGCGGTGTACCCGAAGTCGCTGAGGAGGGTGGTGCCGTTGACCGCCCGGCTCCGCGGGGAGAGGAGGTAGGCGACGTGCGCGGCGACCTCGTCGGCGCTCTGCACGGGGAAGGCGGGCTCGTCGAACGCCGCGGCGCCGAGGTCCCCGCGACTCATCGGGGTGTCGACGATGGACGGTGCCACGGCGTTCACCCGCACCCCCGTCCCGGCGAGGTCGACCGACAGCGCCCGTCCGAACTGGACGAGCGCGGCCTTGGACGCGGCGTAGGGGGCCATGCCCGGTGAGGCCACGACGGCCGAGTCGCTCGCGAGCAGCACGACGGAGCCGGCGACGGACTCCCGGAGCGCCGGGATCGCATGCTTGAGCACGAGGAACGCACCCGTGACATTGACGGCGAGGACCCGGTCCCACGCCTCCAGCGCGGTCTCCTCGATCGGCGTCCCGACCGGGCCGGAGATCCCGGCGCAGCAGACCACCGCGTCGAGACCGCCCAGCGCACGGACACCGGCGTCGACCGCGGCGGCCACCTGTTGCTCATCCGTCACATCGGCGGCGAGCAGCACCGGATCGGCGCCGGCGTCCCCGGCGGCATCCCGGAGCGCAGCCGCATCCCGGTCGAGCAGCGCGACCCGCACCCCCTCGCCGGCGAGCGCTCCGACGACAGCACGGCCGATGCCGGAGGCGGCACCCGTGACGAGGGCCGTCGTGCCGTCGAGCTGCAGGTCCATCGCATCCTCCGACCGCGGCCCGGCGCCGAGCGGCGCCGACGAGACAGCGGTGTCGTCCCGGTCATCCTGCTCCGCGGGGCGAAGGGGCCGCACGCCCGCCGCCGGAGTGTGCGCGATGGCACCATCGTCCTTCGCTCACGGTCAAGCGCCGGGTCGAGGCGGCGAGCAGACTCGCTCTATCGACGATTCCCCTCGTCGTCGATGCCGTGTCCGCACGGCCGTCACCCGAGCAAAGGAGCCGACGTGGCAGAGCAGACCTCCGCACCCACGACGCCGCACCACACCTCCCTCCGCCCCGGCGCCCTCGGCGTCGCCGGCATCGTCTTCCTCGTCCTGGCCGCCGTCGCGCCGCTGACCGGGATCGTCGTCGTCGCCTCCCTCGCGATCGCCCTGGGCAACGGCGGCGGCACCCCGATGTCGTTCTTCCTCGTCGCGGCCATCCTGCTGCTGTTCGCGATCGGCTACGCCCAGATGTCCAAGCAGCTCGTGAACGCCGGAGGCTTCTACGCCTTCGTCGTGAAGGGCCTCGGCCGCACCGGCGGACTCGTCGCGGGCCTCATCGCGACGCTCGGCTACAACTTCTTCGTCGTCGGCACGATCGGCACCAGCGGCTTCTTCATGCAGACGATCATCCGCGACCTCACCGGACTCGACGTGCACTGGCTCGTGTGGGGTCTGCTGTCGATCGTCGTGTGCTTCGTCCTCGCCCGGATCGGCGTCGACTTCAGCTCGAAGGTCCTCGGCGTGTGCCTCGTGCTCGAGGTGCTCATGCTCGTCGTGTTCGACGTCTCCGTGCTCGTGCAGACGGGGTACGACGTCGCCGCGTTCAGCCCGGAGGCCGTGTTCTCCGGCTCGCTGCCCATCGGCCTGCTGCTCGCGGCGACCGGCTTCCTCGGGTTCGAGGCCACCGCGCTCTTCAGCGAGGAGGCCAAGCAGCCGCTGCGCACCATCCCGCGGGCCACGTACACCTCGATCATCGCGATCGGCGTGATCCTCGGCGTCACGACCTGGGCCGTGGTGAGCGCGACCGGCGTCGCCCAGGCGCAGGCCACGGCACTCGAGCACCTGCCCACGGGCGACCTCATCTTCTCGCTTTCGCAGCAGTACCTGGGCGGCCCGCTCACGACCGTGATGATGGTGCTGCTCCTCGTGAGCCTGTTCGCGGCGATGCTCGCCTTCCACAACTCCGCCACCCGCTACCTGTACTCACTGGGTCGCGCGAAGATCCTCCCCCAGGCCCTCGCCCGCACCCGCCCGAACGGCGCCCCGCAGCTCGCGGGCATCGTGCAGGCCGGCTTCGCGGCGATCGTGGCGATCCTGTTCGCCCTCGCCGGCGCCGATCCCATCGTCACGCTCGTGCCCGCGATGCTCGGCTTCGGCACCCTCAGCGTGCTGATCCTGCAGGGGCTCGCGGCGATCTCGATCGTCGTGTACTTCCGGCGCCGGAACGACCCGCGATGGTGGAGCACCTTCATCGCGCCGGGCATCGGCTTCCTCGGCATCGCGGCCATCTCGATCCTGGCGATCGTGAACTTCAACATCGTCGCCGGCTCCGAGGAGCTCGCGATCCGCCTGATGCCGCTCCTGCTCGTGCTCGCGCTGATCGGCGGCATCGTCTACGCCGCCTACCTCCGCCGCGCGAAGCCCGCCGTCTACGACGGCCTCGCCACCGATCTCGAGCAGTTCAGCAATCGCTGACCTCCCCCTTCCCGCCCTCGAACGAAGGAACTCCATGACCACTCTGAACCCCGCCGACACCTCCACCTGGCTGCCACTGGAAGGCCTCGCCCCCGGTTTCGACGCCAACAAGGCCCCGCACAGCACCGCCCTGAGCGGTCGCGAGATCGCCGTCGTCGACGCCCGAGGTACCCGCATCGTCCACCGCTTCGACGATTCGACGGTGGCCTGGGAGTACCAGCCCGGCGCCGAGGACCCCACGGAGGCGGCGACTGACACCGACGACTACGAGGCGTTCGAGGTCGACGACGAGCTCTACTTCGTGCAGTTCCACCACCGCTACCTCCCGAACGAGGCCGTCTCGCTCGTGCTCGACCTGCGGCACGGACGCTCCCTCGCGGTGATCTCCGAGATCCTCCCCGCCCCGGAGCAGGGCCGCACCCGGGTGCAGCACCACTTCGCCCCCGGCACCATCGAGGGTGCCGCGGTCACCGGCGCCGAAGCCGCTCCCACGACCACACTCATCGGCCGCCGCGTGGAGTGGGTCTACAGCGAAGAGCACGCCTACGAGCACGTGTACCTCTCCCCGCGCTGGTACTCGTGGCAGTGCCTGGCCGGTCCCGAGCGCGGGCTCGCCGATACCGACGAGAACAGCGTGTGGGAGGTCCGCCCGGGGATCTACATCTTCGCGTGGCGCGAGAAGGTGATCCCGTGCGCCTCGGTGACGATCGCCGACCACCGCGACGTGAACGCGATCCGCTCCCACGGCGTGCTGTTCGGACTCGACGAGAGCGGTGAGGTGCCGACGCACTTCACGTTCGGCGCGCATGGCCGCCTGCTGTCGACCACCCACCACACCCCGTCGCTCGAGCCCGCGACCTTCGGAGACGCCTGACATGACCGACGTCGCCGACCTCATCGTCTCCGGTTCCGTGATCCGCACGTCGGACCGCGCCCGTCCGCATGCCGAGGCCTTCGCCGTACGAGACGGACGGATCCTCGCCGTCGGCGACCGCGCCGACGTGGAGGCTTTCCGGGGCCGCCGCACGCAGCTGATCGAGGTCGGCGACGCGGCCGTGTATCCCGGGTTCGTGGACGTGCACAACCACCACGCGCTCGCCGGACGGACCGAGCTCTTCGAACTGTCTCTTACCCCTTCTCTCACGCTCGACGAGATCCTCGACCGGGTGCGGGAGAAGGCGCAGACCCTGCCGGAGGATGCGTGGATCGTCGGCGGCGCCGTGGCCACGACCCTGCTCCCGACGCTGGCGAACACCGCCACGCGGCGACGGCTCGACGAGGCAGCGGGCGGACGGCCGGTGGCGCTCATGGAGGACTCCCGCCACAACCGCTGGGCCAGCACCCGGGCGCTGGAGCTCGCCGGCATCACGGCCGGCAGCGTCCCGACCTCCGGGGTGACGGTGCTCGACGCCGACGACGGCACGCCCACCGGAGTGCTCCTGGAGGCCGCCGGCATCCCGGTGCAGGAGGCGTACGACCGCAGTGGCGGACTCACCCCGGAGCAGCACACCGCCGCCTCCCGCCGCGGCATCGAACTGCTCAATTCCTTCGGGATCACCGCGTTCCAGGACGCGGGGGTCTCCGTCGACATCCTCGCCGCGCTCGCTGGGCTCGATCGCGCCGACGAGCTGCACGCCTGGGTGGTGTCCTCGCTCCTCATCAACGACGAGATCTTCGGATTCGATCCCATCGGTGCCCCCCTGCTCGACCGGGGCGAGGAGTTCCGCACGCCGCACCATCGCCCGGACTTCGTGAAGATCTTCCTCGACGGCGTGCCGCCTGCTCGCACCGCCTCCTTCCTCGACCCGTATCCGGCCGACCCGGTGCACGGTGCCCACTTCCACGGCGAGACGACCATGACCCTCGACGAGCTCACCGACTGGCTCCGGGCCGTCGCGGCGCGCGACCTCGGGGCGAAGGTGCACTGCACCGGCGACGGATCCGCGCGCCTCGTGCTCGACGCGACCGAGCGCCTGCGGGCGGACGGGTTCACGACGCCGGTGCAGATCGCGCATGGGCAGTTCCTCGCGGAGAGCGACATCCCCCGCCTCGCGGCCCTCGACGTCTCCGCCGACATCTCCCCGTTCATCTGGTACCCGGGTGTGATCCCCCAGGCGCTGGCGGACGTGCTGGGTGACCGGGCCGAGCACTCCCAGCCCAACCGTGCGCTCCTCGATGCCGGGGCCCTCGTCGCCGGCGGATCGGACTGGCCGGTGAGCGAGTCGCCGAACACGCTCGAGGGCCTGCAGGGGCTCGTGACCCGCGCCGATCCCCTCGGTCGGGCGACGGGGACACTGTGGCCGGAGCAGGCGATCTCCGCCGAAGAGGCGCTGGAGGTCTTCACTATCAGTGCCGCGACGGCGATGGGCCTCGGCGCCGAGACCGGTTCCCTGACCCCCGGGAAATCGGCCGACTTCGTGGTCCTGGAACGGGATGCGATCGGCGGCTCGCCGGAAGAGATCGTACACACCTCGGTCGTCTCGACGTGGTTGGCCGGGCGTGTGGTCTACGGAGGCTGAGCGCGCCACGCCGTACGATGGGCGCATGCGCCGCTTCCCCGCCTCCGTGTATCGGGTCGGCGACGAACCCGATCCCCGGTTCTCGCTCGCCAACGAGCGCACGTTCCTGGCGTGGACCCGGACCGGCCTGGCGCTGATCGCAGGCGGAGTCGCGCTCGAGGTCCTCGGGCTCGATCTGCACCCCGGGTTCCGGCTGGCCGCCTCGCTGCTTCTGATGAGCGCCGGCACAGCCGTCGCTCCGCTCGCGTGGTGGGAATGGATGAGGGCGGAACGCGCCTTGCGGCAGGGACGCCCGTTGCCGGGCGCGTTGTCGGCCGTGGTGCTCGCCGTGGTCGTGGTGACGACGGGGTTGCTCGTCCTCGCCGGCGTGCTGTGGCGCTGAGGGAGCCACCCGGATGACCACCCCCGGCACTTCGGCGCCCGATCTCTACGACCCGGGGCTGCAGCCCGAGCGCACGGAGCTGGCGTGGCGGCGTACGGCCCTCGCGATCGCGGTCGGCTCACTGCTGTCGCTGCGGGTCTTCCCGCTTGTGCTGCCGACTGACGCCGAGGGGTGGGGGCTGGTCCCGGGCGTGCTGGGCGTCGGGACGGCGGCGCTGCTGTGGGTCGCCGCACGCCGGAGACAGCGCCGGACGACCGCGGTGCTCACCTCGCGCGCGGACGGACCCCTCCCGGGCGGCGCGCTCCCGCTGATACTGACAGTCTTCGCGACCGGATTCGGAGTGGTCGCCGTCGTCGTGGTGACCATCACGTCGTTGCTGCGCTGACCGCCGGCGGCCGCGAGCACCGCCGCCGTGACGCGGTCGACGCGAGGAAGCGGCCGACGCCGGCGACCCCTCAGCGGCCGACGCCGGCCACGATCAGTCGGCGACCACCAGGACCGCCCTGCCCACCGCCCGGAGAACGGTCGGATCGAAGGGGGAACGCTCCCCCGGCACGTAGCGCACCCGTCGGAGGTCTCCTCCGCGGAAGGGATACGAACGGTGCTTCTCGTGCTGGTCCCAATCCACTGGCCCCCCGTAGTCGTAGCCCACGCTGATGCCCGTGAAGGGTGCCATGCCGATGAGCATGGGCACGTCAGGGATCCGCGCCACCTCGCGTCCGTCCACATCGAGCGCGAGCGTCCAGCGCAGTCCGGCCCGCTCGTCGACGCGGAGCGCGAGGCGGTGCTCGCCGCGCGGCAGGCGGGTCCCTTGTGCCCGGTGCATGCGTCCATAGGCGTTGTAGCTCACACGCGGCACCCCCTCATCGAGGGCGACCAGGTAGCCGCCGCCCTGGTCGCCGTGCGCGACGAGGACTCCGGCGGCGGTGTTGTCCATAGACAGGTCGATCTCCACGCGGAACGAACGCAACACCGTGAGCTTGGACGAACGGAACCGCTCCAGCGGCGGACGGAAGGGCACGAGGTCGATCGGGGCCGACAACGCCTCCTCGGTATCGGGACGCAGACGGAAGAGGTCTCCGAGGTCGTCGAGGGGAAAGACCGTGTTCCTCCAGGCCTCCTGGTGCCAGCGCGCAGCCAACGCCGCAACACGCTCCGGATGCCGGGCCGCCAGATCGGTCGTCTCCGTCGGGTCCGACTCGAGGTCGTACAGTTCCCAGGTCCCGCCCTCCGGCCCCTCCTCCTTCGACGGAGCCACGGTCGAGAGGGCCTTCCACCCATCCGCGACGATGGCGCGTCGCCCCACGCACTCGAAGTACTGCACTTCGCGGCCGGGCGCCGCGGGATCGGCGAGCACGGCGGAGATGCTCCCGCCGTCCATCTCCAGCGCTGCCTCTCCCCCGCGCTCCTCCAGCGGCGGCACACCGCAGAGGTCCAGGATCGTGGGGGCGAGGTCGGAGACGAAGACGAACTGGTCGCGTAGGCCTCCCGTCGTCGGAGCGTTCGGCCACGAAATGATGAGCGGGGCATGCACACCCCCTTCGTATGTCGTGGCTTTGAAGGAGCGGAAGGGCGTGTTGGACACCCGCGCCCAGCCGGTCGGGTACTGGCCGCACAGGCGCGGTCCGCCGATCTCCTCGACAGCCCTCGGCACATCCGTGACCCAGCCTTCCGGCAGCGCGCCGTGTGCGCCGAACTGCGCGAAGTAGCTGCGGGTGCCGGTCGGGCCCCCCTCGGCCGTGCCCCCGTTGTCGCTCGCGATCACGACGATCGTGTTCTCCCGCTCGCCGCTGCGCTCCAGGCGGTCGAGCAGGCGGCCGACGCTCTGGTCGATCTCGTCGACGGCCGCCGCATAGACCTCCATGTGTCGGGCGAACAAGCGCTGGTCTTGAACATCCAACTCGTCCCAAGACGGGATGTCGCTGCCGTCCGCGATCGCTTCGGCGGGGAGCGCGGCGGAAGGCGGCACGATGCCGCGTGCCCGCTGCCGAGCGAAGCGCTCCTCGCGCATCCGATTCCAGCCCGCCTCGTATCGCCCCCGGTACTTGGCGATGTCGGCGTCTTTCGCCTGGATCGGTCCGTGCACCGAGGTGTGCGCGTAGTAGAGGAAGAATGGGCGGTCGGGATCGTTTACCCGGAGATCGTCGATCATCCCGATGGCGCGGTCCGTGAGCTCATCGGTGAGGAAGAAGCCTTCCGGGTACTCGCGCATGTCGACGACCGCGTTGTCCTGCACGAGCCGATGCGGATGATGCAGGGATGTGAAGCCGTCCATGCTGCCGAAGTACCTGTCGAAGCCGCGTTGCAGGGGCCAGGTGCTGCGGTCGGCGCCGTCGTGCAGCCGGGACTCCAGCGTCAGGTGCCACTTGCCCACCATGAATGTCGCATAACCACCGGCCCGCAGCGACTCAGCGAGGGTGGGCGCCGCAGCCGGCAGCTCGCACGAGAATCCCGGGTACCCGGGGTCGATATGGGCGACGAACCCGAAACCGGCCCGATGGGGGTTGAGCCCCGTGAGCAGGGCTGCCCTGGCCGGCGAGCACATCGGGGCTGTGCGGTAGTTGGTGAACACCCATCCGTCGGCGGCGAGCTCATCGATCCGCGGAGTCTCGATCTCGCTCCCGAACGGCCCGAGGTCGCTGAAGCCCAGATCGTCGACGAGCATCACGATGACGTT includes:
- a CDS encoding ABC transporter ATP-binding protein: MSELVLDGVTVSRGAGPVISDVSLRVAGGEVLALVGPNGAGKTSLIEAVSGVTPHSAGSILLDGEPIDRLSRVTRARRGIVHIEQGRAVFPSLTVRENLSLTARTADEIGAVLAQFPELEKRIDSPTALLSGGEQQMVVLARAFAAKPRVLLIDEMSLGLAPVVFLRLMPIVSSIAESGVAVLLVEQFTQLALGLAQEAVVVAGGRVSFQGAPQALQDDPALLHRAYLGG
- a CDS encoding ABC transporter permease subunit, which translates into the protein MLQGAIAGLAAGGLYAVLGVCLTLMSRLVRVVNFAQAATGMFGAFTAVWFVREIGLPIWLGSILGVLVAGLLAAAIGFIAATWLSEASTTTRSAMTVGPLLLLISLSFILFGNKPQPFTPIIAGPAFSFGGVVISQVTVATVAMAVVTAVAVRIVLRRTRVGTQLRALSERPTTAELLGIRSRPLSIAVWFVTGIISAIAIIIVAPSQSNDATSLSMLIVPAAAAALLGGFRRLDLAVVGGLLLGVLGGLVAQIDEVALVRNFLPFLFIVVLLLWTQRKEVWDAAR
- a CDS encoding SDR family NAD(P)-dependent oxidoreductase, which translates into the protein MRPLRPAEQDDRDDTAVSSAPLGAGPRSEDAMDLQLDGTTALVTGAASGIGRAVVGALAGEGVRVALLDRDAAALRDAAGDAGADPVLLAADVTDEQQVAAAVDAGVRALGGLDAVVCCAGISGPVGTPIEETALEAWDRVLAVNVTGAFLVLKHAIPALRESVAGSVVLLASDSAVVASPGMAPYAASKAALVQFGRALSVDLAGTGVRVNAVAPSIVDTPMSRGDLGAAAFDEPAFPVQSADEVAAHVAYLLSPRSRAVNGTTLLSDFGYTARSGFPA
- a CDS encoding SDR family NAD(P)-dependent oxidoreductase yields the protein MATVVGSSVSGRVVVITGGGTGIGAAVAERFAAEGAHVVVVGRRPEPLHEVERAVGAFPVVADAADTASAQAAIAEVLARFGRIDVLVANAGGHGFSPVAETDDASWDAAIRANLTTAFVMAREALPALIEAKGQVVIVSSLAGLFAGPSVAGYTVGKHALIGLTRTLARDYGRHGVRVNAICPGWVQTPMADEEMDEFAAHAGLGSREEGYATVTADVPLRRPARPAEIASVVRFLGSGESSYITGAVIVADGGSHVVDVPTIAFDHAGM
- a CDS encoding branched-chain amino acid ABC transporter ATP-binding protein/permease; its protein translation is MPLADRPWFRITWPFAVAVVGIGVGALLSAALPGYFVFLAISAVTAAIAILGLGIVTGSAGMIALCQLTFAAVGAWIVSLLNVMQAPGGFLVWLVLGGVAAGLVGILVGLPALRLRGVNLAVVTLGFAAAADVTLVQIQFPGSADGIAIERPALFGSDREFFFLSIVVLAVCGLAVFFLQRGRWGASWKAVAFSERGTAAAGQSVRTAKLTAFAVSAALGGISGGLLAGQVQLPFASSFTPLQSLALYVLAIMSGAHLIDMAIFGGLLWVLVPELLKRWGVPQDWGFVVFGVLGVQALTSGTNLGQGIRNLLYRRADRRTASAELTALPPDAGTGATAITTTTTATVDEAALDGAPVLTVDGLTVQFGALKALDDVSFTVPAASIMGLIGPNGAGKSTFVDAISGFLPQHEGRVLLGDRDLAGLSPTRRARLGLRRTFQQDRVPPALTVGGYVRFVARRRLAAADIDEVLAFFGCPPARARLSSVDVGTRRLVEVAANVAARPRLLILDEPAAGLSHEEHLALAARLRELPGRYGVALIIIEHDLDLVRSVCPTLTVLDFGRVLASGPQAEVLANPDVVKAYMGETELLK
- a CDS encoding HAD-IA family hydrolase; the encoded protein is MTEILHARAALLDMDGTLVDSTAVVERLWLAWAEPHGIDPETVLRTVHGRQGHQSMAILLPERDHAINLRENEVMLATEASDVDGVIGIAGAEELLAALHPFPHAVVTSANVALMTARMGQAGLTVPDLAVTAESVSASKPDPEGFLLAARTLGIDPADCVVFEDSGAGIQAAHAAGMRVIGIGPHAGAHAPTAHVDDLTHVAVVPTDDGFELRID